Proteins from one Streptomyces sp. NBC_00289 genomic window:
- a CDS encoding ABC transporter permease — translation MGVGSSRLYAAVAAGAFRRYATYRVATAAGVFTNTVFGLILVYTYLALWDERPHLGGYDQSQAVTYVWLGQALFAALAIQGGGFENELMERIRTGEIAIDLYRPADLQLWWLAADLGRSAFQLLGRGVIPFAFGAFFFPVALPDDPLVWLAFLVALLLGAVVSFAVRYLVALSGFWLLDGTGMLQLLMITGLFCSGMTLPLNVFPGGLGDVVRALPWSALLQLPADVLLGEADPLPTFAFQAVWAVALLAAGRLVQAAATRRVVVQGG, via the coding sequence GTGGGTGTGGGCTCGAGCCGGTTGTACGCGGCCGTCGCGGCAGGGGCGTTCCGACGGTACGCGACGTATCGGGTGGCCACCGCGGCCGGGGTGTTCACCAACACCGTCTTCGGCCTGATCCTGGTCTACACGTATCTGGCGCTGTGGGACGAGCGGCCGCATCTGGGCGGCTACGACCAGTCGCAGGCCGTCACGTATGTGTGGCTGGGCCAGGCGCTGTTCGCCGCGTTGGCCATCCAGGGCGGGGGCTTCGAGAACGAGCTCATGGAACGCATCCGTACGGGCGAGATCGCCATCGACCTCTACCGGCCGGCCGATCTCCAACTGTGGTGGCTGGCGGCCGACCTGGGCCGCTCCGCGTTCCAGTTGCTGGGCCGGGGTGTGATCCCCTTCGCCTTCGGGGCGTTCTTCTTCCCGGTGGCGTTGCCGGACGACCCGCTGGTCTGGCTCGCGTTCCTGGTCGCGTTGCTGCTGGGCGCGGTCGTCAGTTTCGCCGTCCGGTACCTGGTGGCGCTGAGCGGCTTCTGGCTGCTGGACGGCACGGGCATGCTTCAGCTGCTGATGATCACGGGGCTGTTCTGCTCCGGGATGACGCTGCCGCTGAACGTCTTCCCCGGCGGACTCGGCGACGTCGTCCGGGCGCTGCCGTGGTCGGCGCTGCTGCAACTTCCCGCGGACGTCCTGCTGGGTGAGGCCGATCCGCTGCCGACCTTCGCCTTCCAGGCGGTGT